The Dyadobacter sandarakinus DNA window TCAGGCTTTTGGTTTTTACAAAGGACAGATCGAGAAGGGCATTGCAGACATGCAGGCAAAAATCCCTGCGGGAAAAGCGGTTGCAGCAAAAACTAAAAAGAAGAAAAACAACCGGTAACTATACAGCTACCGGTGCCTTGATACCCGGCCACGGATGGTAGTCCCGCAGCTCAAAATCTTCATACCGGAAGTCAAGTACATTTTTCACGTCCGGATTCAGGTGCATGGTGGGCAATGGGCGCGGCTCGCGGCTGAGTTGCAGCTCCACCTGTTCCAAATGGTTGAGGTAAATGTGCGTATCTCCGCCTGTCCACACAAAATCTCCCGCCTCAAGCCCGCATTCCTGCGCGATCATGAGGGTTAGCAATGCATAGCTCGCAATATTGAAAGGCACACCCAGGAACACATCCGCACTACGCTGGTAAAGCTGGCATGAAAGCCTGCCTTTTGTCTCACCTTTCTCCGTATCAGGAGGTGCTACGTAAAATTGGAACAGCGCATGGCAGGGTTGCAGCTTCATATCCGGAAGCTCAGCCGGATTCCAGGCCGAAACGAGTATCCGCCGGGAATCGGGTGTATTTTTCAGCAGCTTCAATACTTCCTGAAGCTGGTCCACCGACTTCCCGTTTGCTCCCTCCCACGATCTCCATTGCTTGCCGTAAACCGGCCCAAGGTTACCCTGCTCATCCGCCCA harbors:
- a CDS encoding thymidylate synthase; translated protein: MQQYHDLLRHILDNGVRKTDRTGTGTLSVFGYQMRFDLSKGFPLVTTKKVHTKSIIYELLWFLQGDTNIKYLKDHGVSIWDEWADEQGNLGPVYGKQWRSWEGANGKSVDQLQEVLKLLKNTPDSRRILVSAWNPAELPDMKLQPCHALFQFYVAPPDTEKGETKGRLSCQLYQRSADVFLGVPFNIASYALLTLMIAQECGLEAGDFVWTGGDTHIYLNHLEQVELQLSREPRPLPTMHLNPDVKNVLDFRYEDFELRDYHPWPGIKAPVAV